The following proteins come from a genomic window of Populus nigra chromosome 6, ddPopNigr1.1, whole genome shotgun sequence:
- the LOC133696838 gene encoding heparanase-like protein 2, whose translation MAGLRLAVSWILASLCFSSLCAADDVKVFVQGVTSIAKTDDNFICATLDWWPSEKCDYNQCPWGKAGLLNLDLNNKILANAIKAFDPLRIRLGGSLQDQLVYQVGDSTKKFPHFKKQDDGLFGFSKGSLPMDRWDQLNDLFKQTNAKITFGLNALIGKRKSDNSTLWVGEWNSKNARDFMKYTASKGYKIDSYELGNELCASGVSARLEADQYAKDIIQLKEIVKELYPDRETQPRVLGPAGFYDTEWFKTFLEVSGPHAVDGVTHHIYNLGAGVDKTLINKIQDPYFLDEIAETFKDLENVVKEFGPWAGPWVGESGGAYNSGGKDVSHTFVNGFWYLDQLGMTATFNHKVYCRQTLIGGNYGLLNTTSFIPNPDYYGALLWHRLMGKTVLATNHFGSPYLRTYTHCSKQKPGITMLIINMSNSTSIDVSVTNDENKYPHNYRMTVNGSYQREEYHLTPKDGNIQSDVVLLNGTPLQLTSSQDIPSLSPMIVDSSSPIRVAPDSIVYVTIRDFKAPACA comes from the exons ATGGCTGGCCTAAGACTTGCTGTGTCTTGGATTCTTGCATCGCTGTGCTTCTCTTCTTTATGTGCAGCAGATGATGTGAAGGTTTTTGTTCAAGGGGTAACTTCCATAGCGAAAACcgatgataattttatatgtgCAACTTTAGATTGGTGGCCTAGTGAAAAGTGCGATTACAATCAGTGCCCATGGGGGAAGGCTGGCCTCCTCAATCtg GATTTGAACAACAAGATTCTGGCTAATGCTATCAAGG CATTTGATCCTCTGAGAATCAGACTTGGAGGCTCATTGCAAGATCAGTTGGTTTATCAAGTCGGCGACTCCACTAAAAAATTCCCTCATTTCAAGAAACAAGATGATGGTTTATTTGGATTCAGCAAAGGTTCTCTGCCCATGGATAGATGGGATCAGCTCAATGACTTGTTTAAGCAAACAAA TGCTAAAATCACATTTGGTTTAAATGCCCTTATTGGGAAGAGGAAATCTGACAATTCTACACTTTGGGTTGGTGAATGGAACTCAAAAAATGCCCGAGATTTCATGAAATATACTGCATCAAAGGGATACAAGATTGATTCCTATGAATTAG GAAATGAGTTGTGTGCATCTGGGGTATCTGCAAGACTGGAGGCTGACCAGTATGCTAAAGATATTATTCAACTTAAAGAAATAGTGAAGGAGCTGTACCCAGATCGCGAGACACAGCCTAGGGTGTTGGGCCCTGCTGGTTTTTACGACACTGAATGGTTTAAAACCTTCCTTGAGGTCTCAGGACCACATGCTGTCGATGGAGTAACCCACCATATATACAATCTTGGTGCAG GTGTCGATAAAACCCTGATCAACAAGATTCAGGATCCATATTTCCTGGATGAAATAGCAGAAACATTCAAAGACCTTGAAAATGTTGTCAAGGAATTTGGTCCGTGGGCAGGACCATGGGTTGGGGAATCTGGTGGTGCTTATAACAGTGGTGGCAAGGATGTCTCGCATACTTTTGTTAATGGATTTTG GTACCTGGATCAACTAGGCATGACAGCAACCTTCAATCATAAGGTCTACTGCAGACAGACCCTCATTGGAGGAAACTATGGTCTGCTTAACACTACATCCTTCATCCCAAATCCAGACTATTATGG TGCACTTCTGTGGCATCGCTTAATGGGAAAGACTGTGCTCGCTACCAATCATTTTGGCTCCCCATATTTGAGAACATACACTCATTGTTCAAAGCAGAAG CCTGGCATCACAATGCTTAtcattaacatgtcaaactccACTTCCATTGATGTTTCTGTCACCAATGACGAAAACAAGTACCCACATAATTACAGAATGACTGTTAATGGTTCATATCAAAGAGAAGAGTATCATTTGACCCCAAAAGATGGCAACATCCAGAGTGATGTGGTACTGCTGAATGGAACTCCTTTGCAGCTTACAAGTTCTCAAGACATTCCTTCACTGAGTCCAATGATTGTTGATTCTTCTTCCCCGATCAGAGTCGCCCCTGATTCAATAGTTTATGTTACTATTAGAGACTTCAAAGCTCCTGCATGTGCTTAG
- the LOC133696202 gene encoding remorin 1.4-like isoform X2: MENMLKQVRVRFSGQEKPEEPRSARQRRIPSLKTSSFKDDTQNKRPQNWFRRQFSGQTNQDYDSNRTEQEVAVAAAAYAITSLNASSIPEQKKISKGPETSMTQADRKREGLAGLISESGKGSKSQDREVPETATKEKTTSEVAAAAPWVKRTLTPTDKPAAPSMKKIPTSIESAEPMTDVLPIKPKITVPKPELPPTSKPAIPPTRPAIEDGADADAWERAELSKIQKRYEQMNATILSWENKKKEKAKKRLRKTESDLERIRSRALKQFHDDIVDIDQIAGGAKAKAAERQRNEEFKAKEKANTIRKTGKLPRTCFCF, from the exons ATGGAGAATATGCTAAAGCAAGTCAG GGTGAGATTTTCTGGACAGGAAAAACCAGAAGAGCCTCGAAGTGCCAGACAAAGAAGAATTCCATCCCTCAAGACTTCATCCTTTAAAGACGATACTC AAAACAAGAGACCTCAGAACTGGTTCCGGAGACAATTTTCTGGACAAACGAACCAAGATTATGATTCCAATAGAACAGAGCAGGAAGTTGCTGTGGCAGCGGCGGCTTATGCCATAACATCGTTGAACGCATCGAGCATCCCGGAACAGAAAAAGATCAGCAAGGGACCTGAGACTTCAATGACCCAGGCTGACAGAAAAAGGGAAGGATTGGCAGGTTTAATCTCAGAATCTG GTAAAGGTTCGAAAAGCCAAGATAGGGAGGTGCCAGAAACAGCtaccaaagaaaaaacaactagCGAGGTTGCCGCTGCTGCCCCATGGGTTAAAAGGACCTTAACACCTACTGACAAGCCTGCTGCTCCATCAATGAAGAAAATCCCAACCTCCATTGAAAGTGCGGAGCCTATGACTGACGTGCTTCCTataaaaccaaaaattacaGTACCAAAGCCTGAACTGCCTCCCACAAGCAAGCCTGCAATCCCACCGACAAGACCTGCAATAGAAGACGGGGCTGATGCAGATGCTTGGGAGAGAGCTGAATTGTCTAAGATCCAAAAGAG GTACGAGCAGATGAATGCCACAATACTTTCCTGggagaacaagaagaaagaaaaggccaAAAAAAGACTTCGAAAAACAGAG AGTGACCTGGAGCGAATACGGTCAAGAGCCTTGAAACAATTTCATGATGATATTGTTGATATTGATCAGATTGCAGGAGGAGCAAAAGCAAAGGCAGCAGAAAGGCAAAGAAATGAAGAGTTCaaggcaaaagaaaaggcaaatacAATCAGAAAAACAGGAAAGCTTCCTCGGACATGTTTCTGCTTTTAA
- the LOC133696202 gene encoding remorin 1.4-like isoform X1, with translation MENMLKQVRVRFSGQEKPEEPRSARQRRIPSLKTSSFKDDTQNKRPQNWFRRQFSGQTNQDYDSNRTEQEVAVAAAAYAITSLNASSIPEQKKISKGPETSMTQADRKREGLAGLISESGRISKQFSGKGSKSQDREVPETATKEKTTSEVAAAAPWVKRTLTPTDKPAAPSMKKIPTSIESAEPMTDVLPIKPKITVPKPELPPTSKPAIPPTRPAIEDGADADAWERAELSKIQKRYEQMNATILSWENKKKEKAKKRLRKTESDLERIRSRALKQFHDDIVDIDQIAGGAKAKAAERQRNEEFKAKEKANTIRKTGKLPRTCFCF, from the exons ATGGAGAATATGCTAAAGCAAGTCAG GGTGAGATTTTCTGGACAGGAAAAACCAGAAGAGCCTCGAAGTGCCAGACAAAGAAGAATTCCATCCCTCAAGACTTCATCCTTTAAAGACGATACTC AAAACAAGAGACCTCAGAACTGGTTCCGGAGACAATTTTCTGGACAAACGAACCAAGATTATGATTCCAATAGAACAGAGCAGGAAGTTGCTGTGGCAGCGGCGGCTTATGCCATAACATCGTTGAACGCATCGAGCATCCCGGAACAGAAAAAGATCAGCAAGGGACCTGAGACTTCAATGACCCAGGCTGACAGAAAAAGGGAAGGATTGGCAGGTTTAATCTCAGAATCTGGCAGGATATCTAAACAATTTTCAG GTAAAGGTTCGAAAAGCCAAGATAGGGAGGTGCCAGAAACAGCtaccaaagaaaaaacaactagCGAGGTTGCCGCTGCTGCCCCATGGGTTAAAAGGACCTTAACACCTACTGACAAGCCTGCTGCTCCATCAATGAAGAAAATCCCAACCTCCATTGAAAGTGCGGAGCCTATGACTGACGTGCTTCCTataaaaccaaaaattacaGTACCAAAGCCTGAACTGCCTCCCACAAGCAAGCCTGCAATCCCACCGACAAGACCTGCAATAGAAGACGGGGCTGATGCAGATGCTTGGGAGAGAGCTGAATTGTCTAAGATCCAAAAGAG GTACGAGCAGATGAATGCCACAATACTTTCCTGggagaacaagaagaaagaaaaggccaAAAAAAGACTTCGAAAAACAGAG AGTGACCTGGAGCGAATACGGTCAAGAGCCTTGAAACAATTTCATGATGATATTGTTGATATTGATCAGATTGCAGGAGGAGCAAAAGCAAAGGCAGCAGAAAGGCAAAGAAATGAAGAGTTCaaggcaaaagaaaaggcaaatacAATCAGAAAAACAGGAAAGCTTCCTCGGACATGTTTCTGCTTTTAA